One Roseimaritima multifibrata DNA window includes the following coding sequences:
- a CDS encoding acyl-CoA dehydrogenase family protein produces the protein MSTHMPKRHEAPEPPTVSFAETALRLGGAGEDESRRTGQLDTADDQIEMLFAPQYQTVNSPIHRAVWSNEVDTASFQAHPAERLSAGPASFPDSIAHNKTPLNVQETIDRCTAIVRRHQEQETLLDQDNKISANVLNELGREGYWGLLIHPRFGGGGWSFRHFAQMITQMATVDPTVAGLASVHGCIGAVDPVRTFGTPEQQARFLPDLANGNRLSAFALTEPCAGSDLTALKTTAVLDRDEYIINGEKLFITNVLPGRTIGLVCRIEGRPAVLIVELPETESEHFYLRRYGLHALKHAHNCGIVFRNFRVPAANRLKPLTGDGLTVAYHGLNLGRIALCANAAGTMRSMLAGLLPWTAYRETYGQAIEKRELVRYRIGRLAGAIVGADALVAWCSDLIDRGYRGEMECVVAKIFGSEMQKEAAIELVMKTHGGRSFLHGHWFGENVHEFLAPCIYEGEGEMLSMALFKSLVKQHGREYFESIGRTFATAGISKPNLLNPRHAWAVRSSLFRYARWMTGRTLRGSPWDVLPNMPGDLQSHATVAQRILAKSGDQISAMMRRLQLQLANRQCRINAASTRVQDAVVMLVTSLYAASSDDPITRQAADTLCRRLGNRLTHRGESDSDYAATAKLGQMISENGWSELLNVSSPPLLMPYK, from the coding sequence ATGAGTACTCACATGCCCAAACGCCACGAAGCACCGGAGCCCCCGACCGTCTCCTTCGCGGAAACCGCACTCCGACTAGGAGGTGCTGGCGAAGACGAATCGCGCCGGACAGGCCAATTGGATACGGCCGATGATCAAATCGAAATGCTGTTTGCCCCGCAGTACCAAACCGTCAACAGTCCCATCCACCGAGCTGTCTGGAGCAACGAAGTCGATACGGCGTCGTTTCAGGCTCATCCGGCAGAACGTCTTTCCGCCGGCCCGGCTTCGTTTCCCGATTCAATCGCCCACAACAAAACGCCTCTCAACGTCCAGGAAACCATCGATCGCTGCACGGCAATTGTCCGCAGGCATCAAGAACAGGAAACGCTGCTTGACCAGGACAACAAGATTTCCGCCAACGTCCTCAACGAACTAGGAAGAGAAGGCTACTGGGGACTTCTGATCCATCCGAGATTCGGAGGGGGAGGGTGGTCCTTCCGGCATTTCGCCCAAATGATCACTCAGATGGCGACCGTCGATCCGACGGTCGCGGGCCTTGCCTCCGTCCATGGCTGTATCGGTGCAGTCGACCCCGTGCGCACCTTTGGAACGCCGGAACAGCAAGCTCGCTTTTTGCCGGACCTAGCCAACGGCAACCGATTGTCGGCATTTGCGTTGACGGAACCTTGTGCGGGAAGCGACTTAACCGCTCTAAAAACGACGGCAGTGCTGGACCGAGACGAGTACATCATCAATGGAGAAAAACTGTTTATCACCAACGTCCTTCCCGGACGAACCATTGGATTGGTTTGCCGGATCGAAGGGCGGCCGGCGGTCCTGATCGTGGAACTGCCGGAAACCGAAAGCGAACATTTCTACCTAAGACGATATGGACTGCATGCGTTGAAACATGCCCACAACTGTGGGATCGTCTTTAGAAACTTCCGAGTTCCGGCGGCGAACCGATTGAAACCACTAACCGGAGATGGCTTAACCGTTGCCTATCATGGCCTGAATCTGGGACGCATTGCTTTGTGCGCCAACGCTGCGGGAACCATGCGATCGATGCTGGCCGGTCTGCTTCCCTGGACGGCGTACCGCGAAACCTACGGACAAGCGATCGAGAAACGGGAACTGGTTCGCTACCGGATCGGCAGACTCGCTGGAGCGATCGTCGGGGCCGATGCATTGGTTGCTTGGTGTAGCGATCTGATTGACCGGGGATACCGAGGCGAAATGGAGTGTGTCGTCGCGAAGATTTTTGGCAGCGAAATGCAAAAAGAAGCGGCCATCGAACTGGTCATGAAAACGCACGGCGGGCGATCGTTCCTGCATGGGCATTGGTTCGGCGAAAACGTTCACGAATTCCTCGCCCCCTGCATCTACGAAGGGGAAGGGGAAATGCTAAGCATGGCGTTATTCAAATCGTTAGTAAAACAGCATGGAAGAGAGTACTTCGAATCGATCGGAAGAACGTTTGCGACCGCGGGGATTAGCAAACCCAACCTATTGAATCCTCGGCACGCATGGGCTGTCCGCAGCTCGCTGTTCCGCTATGCACGCTGGATGACAGGGCGGACCTTGCGTGGCAGTCCCTGGGATGTGTTGCCCAACATGCCTGGCGACCTGCAAAGCCATGCGACCGTCGCCCAGCGGATCCTGGCGAAAAGCGGTGACCAGATTTCAGCGATGATGCGGCGACTTCAACTACAACTGGCCAACCGCCAATGCCGCATCAACGCCGCTTCGACTCGGGTACAAGATGCTGTCGTCATGCTGGTCACCTCCCTTTACGCCGCTTCCAGCGACGACCCGATCACCCGGCAGGCCGCCGACACGCTTTGCCGAAGACTTGGCAACCGCCTGACGCACCGTGGCGAGAGCGACAGCGATTATGCGGCGACCGCAAAACTAGGACAAATGATCAGTGAAAACGGCTGGTCAGAACTCCTAAATGTCTCGTCCCCGCCCCTCTTAATGCCATACAAATAG
- a CDS encoding cold-shock protein, giving the protein MAEGTIKRLTDKGFGFISTDTSNDMFFHCSNVEGTTYEELREGQRVEYSVGQGPKGPRAENVRLLDE; this is encoded by the coding sequence ATGGCAGAAGGCACGATTAAACGCCTGACCGACAAAGGTTTTGGTTTTATTTCAACCGACACCTCGAACGACATGTTCTTTCACTGCTCGAACGTCGAAGGCACGACGTACGAAGAGCTTCGTGAAGGACAGCGCGTCGAGTACAGCGTAGGACAAGGCCCTAAAGGCCCTCGCGCAGAAAACGTCCGCTTGCTAGACGAGTAA
- the lspA gene encoding signal peptidase II — MFPLNSTAAASPSVQPTTPTLRTFRRVGVVGVILLLGLVVDQGTKLWALDQLQPHGVLRFGEDTVRLQLARNPGGFWGAGENLSVSARYGLFVVFNIGLLGSIAWFLCVPAMVPRMLRIGLGLLLIGGIGNLLDRLVHRGEVIDFLSMRLGAFQTGIFNFADVAITAGIAIVIAQAIVGVVQAHRSEFA; from the coding sequence TTGTTTCCCCTAAATTCCACTGCGGCGGCCAGTCCTTCGGTTCAGCCGACCACGCCCACGCTACGCACCTTCCGCCGAGTCGGGGTGGTGGGGGTGATCCTCTTGTTGGGATTGGTGGTCGATCAAGGGACAAAGTTGTGGGCTTTGGATCAACTGCAGCCTCATGGAGTGCTGCGATTCGGGGAGGATACGGTTCGTTTGCAGCTAGCAAGGAATCCAGGTGGCTTTTGGGGAGCTGGGGAAAATCTTTCGGTTTCGGCCCGTTACGGCCTCTTCGTTGTTTTTAATATCGGCCTGCTGGGGTCGATCGCCTGGTTCCTGTGTGTCCCGGCAATGGTGCCGCGAATGCTTCGAATCGGTTTAGGGCTTCTGCTGATTGGGGGAATTGGAAACCTGCTTGATCGCCTGGTCCACCGCGGTGAGGTCATCGATTTTTTAAGCATGCGATTAGGGGCGTTCCAAACAGGCATCTTTAACTTTGCCGATGTCGCAATCACCGCCGGGATCGCAATCGTCATCGCCCAAGCGATCGTAGGGGTCGTTCAGGCTCACCGATCCGAATTTGCCTAG